A stretch of Physeter macrocephalus isolate SW-GA chromosome 6, ASM283717v5, whole genome shotgun sequence DNA encodes these proteins:
- the MED21 gene encoding mediator of RNA polymerase II transcription subunit 21 isoform X2: protein MADRLTQLQDAVNSLADQFCNAIGVLQQCGPPASFSNIQTAINKDQPANPTEEYAQLFAALIARTAKDIDVLIDSLPSEESTAALQAASLYKLEEENHEAATCLEDVVYRGDMLLEKIQSALADIAQSQLKTRSGTHSQSLPDS from the exons ATGGCGGATCGGCTCACGCAGTTGCAGGACGCCGTGAACTCG CTTGCAGATCAGTTTTGTAATGCCATTGGAGTGTTGCAGCAGTGTGGTCCTCCTGCCTCTTTTAGTAATATTCAGACAGCCATTAACAAAGATCAGCCAGCTAATCCTACAGAAG AATATGCCCAGCTTTTTGCAGCGTTGATTGCACGAACAGCAAAAGACATTGATGTTTTGATAGATTCCTTACCCAGTGAAGAATCTACAGCTGCTTTACAg GCTGCAAGCTTGTATAAGCTGGAAGAAGAAAATCACGAAGCTGCTACATGTCTGGAGGATGTTGTTTATCGAGGGGACATGCTTCTGGAAAAGATACAGAGCGCACTTGCTGATATTGCACAGTCCCAGCTGAAGACAAGAAGTGGCACCCATAGCCAGTCTCTTCCAGACTCATAG
- the MED21 gene encoding mediator of RNA polymerase II transcription subunit 21 isoform X3 encodes MADRLTQLQDAVNSLADQFCNAIGVLQQCGPPASFSNIQTAINKDQPANPTEVPSFCRICPAFCSVDCTNSKRH; translated from the exons ATGGCGGATCGGCTCACGCAGTTGCAGGACGCCGTGAACTCG CTTGCAGATCAGTTTTGTAATGCCATTGGAGTGTTGCAGCAGTGTGGTCCTCCTGCCTCTTTTAGTAATATTCAGACAGCCATTAACAAAGATCAGCCAGCTAATCCTACAGAAG TGCCATCTTTCTGTAGAATATGCCCAGCTTTTTGCAGCGTTGATTGCACGAACAGCAAAAGACATTGA
- the MED21 gene encoding mediator of RNA polymerase II transcription subunit 21 isoform X1, with product MADRLTQLQDAVNSVFKMPANEFTPYEKSGVLADQFCNAIGVLQQCGPPASFSNIQTAINKDQPANPTEEYAQLFAALIARTAKDIDVLIDSLPSEESTAALQAASLYKLEEENHEAATCLEDVVYRGDMLLEKIQSALADIAQSQLKTRSGTHSQSLPDS from the exons ATGGCGGATCGGCTCACGCAGTTGCAGGACGCCGTGAACTCG gtttttaaaatgccTGCCAATGAGTTTACTCCCTATGAAAAGTCAGGTGTT CTTGCAGATCAGTTTTGTAATGCCATTGGAGTGTTGCAGCAGTGTGGTCCTCCTGCCTCTTTTAGTAATATTCAGACAGCCATTAACAAAGATCAGCCAGCTAATCCTACAGAAG AATATGCCCAGCTTTTTGCAGCGTTGATTGCACGAACAGCAAAAGACATTGATGTTTTGATAGATTCCTTACCCAGTGAAGAATCTACAGCTGCTTTACAg GCTGCAAGCTTGTATAAGCTGGAAGAAGAAAATCACGAAGCTGCTACATGTCTGGAGGATGTTGTTTATCGAGGGGACATGCTTCTGGAAAAGATACAGAGCGCACTTGCTGATATTGCACAGTCCCAGCTGAAGACAAGAAGTGGCACCCATAGCCAGTCTCTTCCAGACTCATAG